A single region of the Kocuria rosea genome encodes:
- the kdgD gene encoding 5-dehydro-4-deoxyglucarate dehydratase, protein MATHTPRELADKLKDGLLSFPVTAFDQDLLFDESAYRQHLSWQASYPVAGLFAAGGTGEGFSLTPEETATVVAAAVDEVAGRVPVLAPAAGNTAQAVRNAADASAAGAEGLLLLPPYLTECDQEGLLAHASAVCQATDLGVIAYNRANAIYSAATIARLAERHENFIGFKDGVGDIEHLTKVYATNGDRLFYLGGLPTAETFALPLLQLGMSTYSSAMYNFVPEFALEFYADVRAQDRAAVTDKLNRFVLPYIEIRDRVKGYGVSIVKGGLKAVGRDAGGVRPPLQDLTETDLADLTALIDALPTGTPADTLQRA, encoded by the coding sequence GTGGCCACACACACTCCCCGGGAACTGGCGGACAAGCTCAAGGACGGCCTGCTGTCCTTCCCCGTCACCGCGTTCGACCAGGACCTGCTCTTCGACGAGAGCGCCTACCGCCAGCACCTGTCCTGGCAGGCCTCCTACCCCGTGGCCGGGCTCTTCGCCGCCGGCGGCACCGGGGAGGGCTTCTCCCTCACCCCCGAGGAGACCGCCACCGTGGTGGCCGCGGCCGTTGACGAGGTCGCCGGCCGGGTCCCCGTGCTGGCCCCGGCGGCCGGCAACACCGCCCAGGCCGTGCGCAACGCCGCCGACGCGTCCGCCGCCGGGGCCGAGGGCCTGCTGCTGCTGCCCCCCTACCTCACCGAGTGCGACCAGGAGGGCCTGCTCGCCCACGCCTCGGCCGTGTGCCAGGCCACCGACCTCGGGGTCATCGCCTACAACCGGGCCAACGCCATCTACTCCGCCGCCACGATCGCCCGGCTGGCCGAGCGGCACGAGAACTTCATCGGCTTCAAGGACGGCGTCGGCGACATCGAGCACCTCACCAAGGTCTACGCCACCAACGGGGACCGCCTGTTCTACCTGGGCGGGCTGCCCACCGCGGAGACCTTTGCCCTGCCCCTGCTGCAGCTGGGGATGAGCACCTACTCCTCGGCGATGTACAACTTCGTCCCCGAGTTCGCCCTGGAGTTCTACGCCGACGTCCGCGCCCAGGACCGGGCCGCCGTCACGGACAAGCTCAACCGGTTCGTGCTGCCCTACATCGAGATCCGCGACCGGGTGAAGGGCTACGGGGTCTCCATCGTCAAGGGCGGGCTCAAGGCCGTGGGCCGGGACGCCGGCGGGGTCCGCCCCCCGCTGCAGGACCTCACCGAGACCGACCTCGCCGACCTCACCGCCCTCATCGACGCCCTCCCCACCGGCACCCCGGCGGACACCCTGCAGCGGGCCTGA
- a CDS encoding aldehyde dehydrogenase (NADP(+)) yields MSVSTQTTTLSGHSIIAGRQVVGTGGTTHGIDPATNAELEPAYSLVDEAQLAQATAAAEEAFESFSSLDPETHAGFLEKVAANIEAAGPELVDRASTETGLPKPRLQGELARTTGQLRLFARVVRQGDHRGVRIEPPLPERTPLPRPDLRQRKVPLGPVAVFGASNFPFAFSTAGGDTASALAAGCPVVFKAHNAHPGTGEIVGRALTDAVRESGLHPGVFSLIYGPGASIGQALVRDPAIKAVGFTGSRGAGTALMATAAARPEPIPVYAEMSSINPVFLFDSALRGDAEEFARAYVTSLTGSSGQLCTNPGLLFVPEGEAGDAFLAAVGLVLADAEGATMLTPGIARSCREGIDALGSQEDVEIVARGKEGPTENAPAPVVFGAQVPAFLTNPVLQEEIFGASSLAIRYGSAEELVAAAARMEGQLTASLFLSEEDVPTAAPLLPVLERKVGRILANGWPTGVDVGEAMVHGGPFPATSDSRTTSVGTLAIERFLRPVAYQNIPAALLPAPVQDDNPWHLNRRVDGRIQLAGPQEGDRA; encoded by the coding sequence ATGTCCGTGAGCACCCAGACCACCACCCTCTCCGGCCACTCGATCATCGCCGGCCGCCAGGTCGTCGGCACCGGCGGCACCACCCACGGCATCGACCCGGCGACCAACGCCGAGCTCGAGCCCGCGTACTCCCTGGTCGACGAGGCCCAGCTCGCCCAGGCCACCGCGGCCGCCGAAGAGGCCTTCGAGTCCTTCAGCAGCCTCGACCCCGAGACCCACGCGGGCTTCCTCGAGAAGGTCGCCGCCAACATCGAGGCCGCCGGCCCCGAGCTGGTGGACCGCGCCTCGACCGAGACCGGACTGCCGAAGCCCCGCCTGCAGGGCGAGCTGGCGCGCACCACCGGGCAGCTGCGGCTGTTCGCCCGTGTGGTGCGGCAGGGCGACCACCGCGGCGTGCGCATCGAGCCGCCCCTGCCGGAGCGCACCCCCCTGCCCCGCCCGGACCTGCGCCAGCGCAAGGTCCCGCTGGGCCCGGTGGCCGTGTTCGGGGCCAGCAACTTCCCGTTCGCCTTCTCCACCGCCGGCGGCGACACCGCCTCCGCGCTGGCAGCCGGCTGCCCGGTGGTCTTCAAGGCGCACAACGCCCACCCCGGCACGGGAGAGATCGTGGGCCGCGCCCTCACGGACGCGGTCCGCGAGAGCGGCCTGCACCCGGGGGTGTTCTCGCTGATCTACGGTCCCGGCGCGAGCATCGGCCAGGCCCTGGTCAGGGACCCGGCCATCAAGGCCGTCGGGTTCACCGGGTCCCGCGGCGCCGGCACGGCGCTGATGGCCACGGCTGCGGCCCGTCCCGAGCCCATTCCGGTGTACGCCGAGATGAGCTCCATCAACCCCGTCTTCCTCTTCGACTCCGCCCTGCGCGGTGACGCCGAGGAGTTCGCCCGCGCCTACGTCACCTCCCTGACGGGCTCCTCCGGGCAGCTGTGCACCAACCCGGGTCTGCTGTTCGTGCCCGAGGGAGAGGCCGGCGACGCGTTCCTGGCTGCCGTCGGGCTCGTGCTGGCCGACGCCGAGGGCGCGACCATGCTCACCCCCGGCATCGCCCGCTCCTGCCGGGAGGGCATCGACGCCCTGGGCTCCCAGGAGGACGTCGAGATCGTGGCCCGCGGCAAGGAGGGCCCCACCGAGAACGCCCCCGCCCCCGTGGTCTTCGGCGCCCAGGTCCCCGCCTTCCTCACCAACCCGGTGCTGCAGGAGGAGATCTTCGGCGCCTCGTCCCTGGCGATCCGCTACGGCTCCGCGGAGGAGCTGGTGGCCGCGGCGGCCCGGATGGAGGGCCAGCTGACGGCGAGCCTGTTCCTGTCCGAGGAGGACGTCCCCACCGCGGCCCCGCTGCTTCCGGTGCTGGAGCGCAAGGTGGGCCGGATCCTCGCCAACGGCTGGCCGACCGGCGTGGACGTGGGCGAGGCGATGGTCCACGGCGGCCCGTTCCCGGCGACCTCCGACTCGCGGACCACCTCGGTGGGCACGCTCGCGATCGAAAGGTTCCTCCGCCCCGTGGCCTACCAGAACATCCCCGCCGCCCTGCTGCCCGCGCCCGTGCAGGACGACAACCCGTGGCACCTCAACCGCCGGGTCGACGGCCGCATCCAGCTGGCCGGCCCCCAGGAAGGAGACCGCGCATGA
- a CDS encoding enolase C-terminal domain-like protein, producing the protein MSAQPTVARLEVVPVAGHDSMLLNLSGAHGPFFTRNVVIVTDSDGRTGLGEVPGGEAIRATIEEAAGLLAGQPVALFRTLLRRVAAAFADRDAGGRGLQTFDLRTAVHAVTGIESALLDLHGQFLGVPVAELLGDGQQRASVPMLGYLFFVGDPDSTGLPYLREPHGADQWERVRREEAMTPEGIVRLAEASRERYGFKDFKLKGGVQAGDLEVDAVTAIKERFPEARVTLDPNGGWLLEEAVRLGRRMQGVVAYAEDPCGAEGRFSGREVMAEFRRATGLPTATNMIATDWREMSHAVRAGAVDIPLADPHFWTMAGSVRVAQLCHEFGLTWGSHSNNHFDISLAMFTHVGAAAPGEITALDTHWIWQDGQGLTREPLRIRDGEIRVPASPGLGVELDRERLAEAHELYLEHGLGARDDAAAMQYLIEGWSFDPKRPCLVR; encoded by the coding sequence ATGAGCGCCCAGCCCACCGTCGCACGGCTCGAGGTCGTGCCCGTCGCGGGGCACGACTCCATGCTGCTCAACCTCTCCGGCGCCCACGGGCCGTTCTTCACCCGCAACGTGGTGATCGTGACGGACTCCGACGGGCGGACCGGCCTGGGCGAGGTCCCGGGCGGGGAGGCGATCCGCGCCACGATCGAGGAGGCTGCCGGGCTGCTGGCGGGGCAGCCCGTGGCGCTGTTCCGCACCCTGCTGCGCCGGGTCGCCGCGGCCTTCGCGGACCGGGACGCCGGCGGGCGCGGCCTGCAGACCTTCGACCTGCGCACCGCCGTGCACGCCGTGACCGGCATCGAGTCCGCCCTCCTGGACCTGCACGGGCAGTTCCTGGGCGTGCCGGTGGCCGAGCTGCTCGGCGACGGGCAGCAGCGCGCCTCGGTGCCCATGCTGGGCTACCTGTTCTTCGTGGGCGACCCGGACAGCACCGGCCTGCCGTATCTGCGCGAGCCCCACGGCGCGGACCAGTGGGAGCGGGTGCGCCGGGAGGAGGCGATGACCCCCGAGGGCATCGTGCGCCTGGCCGAGGCCTCCCGGGAGCGGTACGGCTTCAAGGACTTCAAGCTCAAGGGCGGCGTCCAGGCCGGCGACCTCGAGGTCGACGCCGTCACGGCGATCAAGGAGCGGTTCCCCGAGGCCCGGGTCACCCTCGACCCCAACGGCGGCTGGCTGCTCGAGGAGGCCGTCCGGCTGGGCCGGCGGATGCAGGGCGTGGTCGCCTACGCCGAGGACCCGTGCGGCGCCGAGGGCCGGTTCTCCGGCCGCGAGGTGATGGCGGAGTTCCGGCGGGCCACCGGCCTGCCGACGGCGACGAACATGATCGCCACCGACTGGCGCGAGATGTCCCACGCGGTGCGTGCCGGCGCCGTGGACATCCCGCTGGCGGACCCGCACTTCTGGACGATGGCCGGTTCCGTGCGCGTGGCCCAGCTGTGCCACGAGTTCGGGCTGACGTGGGGCTCCCACTCCAACAACCACTTCGACATCTCCCTGGCCATGTTCACCCACGTGGGTGCGGCGGCACCGGGCGAGATCACCGCGCTGGACACGCACTGGATCTGGCAGGACGGCCAGGGCCTCACCCGGGAGCCGCTGCGCATCCGCGACGGCGAGATCCGGGTGCCCGCGAGCCCGGGCCTCGGCGTGGAGCTGGACCGCGAGCGCCTGGCGGAGGCCCACGAGCTCTACCTCGAGCACGGGCTGGGCGCCCGCGACGACGCCGCGGCCATGCAGTACCTCATCGAGGGCTGGAGCTTCGACCCGAAGCGCCCCTGCCTGGTCCGCTGA
- a CDS encoding AEC family transporter has product MTGVLLGFGVVAVLTAVGFATAALLPGEARTMRAGLTPVIYYLTNPALMVVLVAGTDLGAVLGVYTPIALATAAVAGALFALYSGLVLRRGAARTAVGAMASSYVNAGNIGLPIALYAVGSAAPVVSVLLAQLLVIAPLYLLVFSWATRPSRRAGPGAAIRTAAPGRTSTSTGRTIVRSVANPVTVGTAAGVLLSATGLEVPEVLWAPLEMLGQASVPLLLLLFGMGLHGQRPFRNRALVPDVLGGTLVKVVAMPVLAWAIGRFGFGLGGTELLGVVVMAALPTAQNVFLFSSQFRMPANAARDIILLSSFLSFPAVLLAGLLLH; this is encoded by the coding sequence ATGACGGGGGTGCTGCTGGGCTTCGGCGTGGTGGCCGTGCTCACGGCCGTCGGTTTCGCCACCGCCGCGCTGCTGCCCGGTGAGGCCCGCACCATGCGTGCGGGCCTCACCCCCGTCATCTACTACCTGACCAATCCGGCGCTGATGGTGGTGCTCGTGGCGGGCACCGACCTCGGGGCCGTGCTCGGGGTCTACACCCCGATCGCCCTCGCCACCGCCGCGGTGGCGGGTGCGCTCTTCGCCCTGTACAGCGGCCTGGTGCTGCGCCGGGGAGCGGCCCGCACGGCGGTCGGCGCCATGGCCTCCTCCTACGTGAACGCCGGGAACATCGGGCTGCCCATCGCGCTCTACGCGGTGGGCAGCGCCGCGCCCGTGGTCTCCGTGCTGCTGGCCCAGCTGCTGGTGATCGCCCCGCTCTATCTGCTCGTGTTCTCCTGGGCCACCCGCCCGTCGCGCCGTGCCGGTCCGGGAGCGGCAATCCGGACGGCGGCCCCCGGGCGGACGAGCACCTCGACCGGCCGCACGATCGTGCGGTCGGTGGCGAACCCCGTCACGGTCGGCACCGCGGCCGGAGTGCTGCTCTCCGCGACCGGCCTGGAGGTGCCCGAGGTGCTGTGGGCCCCCCTCGAGATGCTCGGCCAGGCGTCCGTCCCCCTGCTGCTCCTGCTGTTCGGGATGGGACTGCACGGGCAGCGCCCGTTCCGGAACCGCGCGCTCGTGCCGGACGTGCTCGGCGGGACGCTGGTCAAGGTGGTCGCGATGCCCGTGCTGGCGTGGGCGATCGGCAGGTTCGGGTTCGGCCTGGGCGGCACCGAGCTGCTGGGCGTGGTCGTCATGGCGGCCCTGCCCACGGCCCAGAACGTGTTCCTGTTCTCGTCCCAGTTCCGGATGCCGGCCAACGCCGCCCGCGACATCATCCTCCTCAGCTCGTTCCTCTCCTTCCCGGCCGTCCTCCTCGCCGGCCTGCTCCTGCACTGA